TTTTAAGTTCGTATTCTTTAAAAAATCCGGATTATTATCAATAAATGGTTTTTCAGAAACAAAACAATAATCAAAATAACCATATTTATTCATGATTTTTTCTGCCCGCTTTATCATTTCCCTTGCAATACCTTGCCGGCGATATCTAGGACAGACTTCCACGTGCACTTCAACTTCGTCAGTGGGCTTTTCATCAGCATATAACATTGTCAATCCAACCATCTTGCCATTATCAAGCGCATAGACAAATGTTGGCATGTCGGGAAAATAATTATATTGGTTACTTAAATAAATTTCATTATATGTGCTGTCTTCTGCACGTACACTGGCGGTTAGCTTTTGGGCAAGTAAAATTTCAGCTTCATTAAGAGTTACCTTTTCAAAGTATTTCATTTTTTCTTTTTAAAACTCCTCATTAGGTCTTTCGCATTTTGCTTCGCCGCTTGGGTAACATCGCTTCCAGCCATCATTTCCGCAATTGCAGTTACAGTTTCTTCTTGTGTCAGTGGCCCAATTTGCGTATAAGTTGCGCCATCCTTAACTTGTTTAGCTACCAGATATTTTTGGTCACTAGCGGCCGCTACTTGCGGGGAGTGCGTAATCGCAATCACTTGCTTGTGTTCACCAATTGAATGCAATTTTTCACCAATAGCAGCCGAAACCCGACCAGAAACACCCGTATCAATTTCGTCAAATATCATTGTGCCTACAGGTTCTACACGGCTAAAAATAGCTTTAAGTGCTAAGATCAAACGTGATTGTTCACCACCAGAAACTATTTTAACTAACGGTAACAAATCTTCTCCGGGATTAGGTGCAATTAAAAAGACAACTTCATCCGTTCCCTTTTTAGTAAAAGTCTTAGTTGATGAAATAGCAATTGCAAACCGCGCTTTAGCCATATATAGGTCTGCTAATTCCTGCTTTATCTTTTCTTCAAGTGAACGGGCCACCTTTTCACGAGCTTGGTGCAATTTATCAGCTCTTTCGGTCAATTTTTGCTCTATTGCAGTAACACTTTTTTGCAGCTTTTCTTCGTCTAAACCGCCCGTTTGATATTGACCTAATTCTTTTTTGACTTTTTCATAAAAAGCAAAAACATCTTGTAAACTCGGTCCGTATTTTTTCTTCAATGAATTAAGCAAGTCCAACCGATTGGTTACGTACTGGAATCTTTCTTCATCAAAGTCCATTTCATCCAAGACATTTGAAAGCTCACTGCGGGCATCACTCAATGCATAAACACCATCGTCAATCGTCTTAGCAATGTCTTTAAATTTACTGCCATACGTAGTCAAATCATTAGCTGCTTGCTGTGCGTTGCCAACTAAGGTTTCAATCCCATGTTCTTCATCATCATAAAGCTGCATCAAATAATTAGCAGTATCGACAATTTTTTGATAATTGTTAAGCTCGTTATATTCTTCTTCCAGCTGTTCGTCTTCGTTAGGATCAGTCAAATTTGCTGAAGATAACTCCTCATTTTGAAAGGTTAAGATATCCTGCTTTTGGGCTAGTTCTTGTGCATCACTTTTTAAGTGGTTTAACCGGTCCGTTAATTTTTGCCAAGTTACAAACTCATCTTGATACTGCTTTAGCTGGTCTTTAAATTCATCCGAAGCATAATTATCGACTAAATCAATTTGACGATCCTGGTCCATTAGAATTTGTTGATCATTTTGACCATGAATATCAACAAGGTAGTTACCAAGCTCACGTAACACGTTAATGGTCGTCAACTGTCCGTTAATTCGAACAACATTTCTGCCCTTAACTGCTAACTCACGACTAATAACCAGTTGACCATCTGAATCAGGTAAACCGTATTTTTCACATAAATTGGTTATTTTTTGAGAGTCTTCCCCAATTTCAAAAAGACCGGTTACTACAGCCTTTTTTTCACCGCTTCGAACCATTTCTTTTTGCCCACGGCCACCCATTAGCAATGAAACAGCATCAATAATAATTGATTTACCTGCACCAGTTTCACCAATTAAAACCGTCATGTGTTCTTGAAAACGAACTTTTAACGCTTTAATAATAGCAAAATTCTTAATATCCAGCTCAACTAACATTGTCTTCTCCTACAATTCAGAAATTGCCCGTCTAACAACGTCTTCAGGTGTTTGCGTCCACAAGCACTTGCCACCATTTGCCTCGTTTTTTTGCAAATGAATCAGAAATTCGATATTTCCCTTACCACCTTTGATGGGGGAATAATCAACATCTAAAACATTAAAACCAATCTCACGTGCTTTTGCCACTGTGTGTTCAATAACAGCGCAGTGCACAGCATGATCATGGACAATGCCATGCTTACCAACGTTTTCGGGACCCGCTTCAAATTGCGGCTTAATCAAGCAAACAGCATCACAGCCATTTTGTAGAATCTGATACATTGGGGGCATGATTAAATCCAGCGAGATAAAGGATACATCAGTCATCGCAAAGTCAGGCAACCCAAGAGTAAAATCTTCTGGTTTACTATAACGGAAATTTTGCTTTTCCATTACAACCACACGTTGATCATCCCGTAATTGCCAGGCAAGCTGATTATAACCAACATCAAGTGCATACACTAGTTTGGCATGATTCTTTAACGCCACATCGGTAAAGCCACCAGTTGAAGCGCCAATATCCAAACATATTTTATCAGTTAGATCAATCTTGAAAGATTTTAGTGCTTTTTCGAGCTTAAAACCACCACGGGATACGTATTTTTTACCAGAATCTTTAAGGTAAAATTTTTCATCGATAGGAAAACTAGTCCCACTCTTATCAATTCGTTGGTGATTATGATCTGAAACTAGGCCAGCCATGATTGCACGCTGTGCCTGATTTCGTGAATGAAAAAGTCCCTGCTTGGTCAGTAAAATATCTGCTCTCTCTTTTGTCATTTAAAGCACCTTTTGGTATAAATCAAGAAAACCAGCTAAAATTAGGCCATTTAATCCAACCAATGTTGACTTGGCATGAATGGTTAAACGTAATAATTCTTGGCGACTTTTTTCAACTCCTAAAACTGTCAAAGTGTTATTTTTGCCACTTTCTTGATCTTTATGAGTCTTTTTACCTGCTTCTTGACTTGTTTCAGTAATATCTACCAGGTCATCATAAATTTGATATGAGCGACCAAAATCTTTTGCAAAGGCCAGTAATTTGGCTTTGCTTTGCTCATCAGCTTCAGCGTAGACAGCGCCCATTTCAACACAAGCTTCGATTAAGCATCCGGTCTTAAGCCATTCCATCCGATCAATCAGTTTTTCATTATCAGCAACAGCTTGGTTATTAGTTGAGTCAATATCCAAATATTGACCACCAACCATGCCATTAGCGCCAATTGCAGCGGTAATAATTTTAACTAATGCAATTGAATTACTTCCTTCAGCAATCCACTGAATGCCCAAAGGTAGCAGTGCATCCCCAGCTAAGATAGCTTCAGCTTCACCCCATTTGCGGTGACTAGTAAGCATGCCACGACGATAATCGTCATTATCCATGGCTGGAAGATCGTCATGAATTAATGAGTATGTATGAATTAATTCAATTCCACAACTGATCTGTATCTCCTTTGGTCCGATTTCTTTACCTAAGGAATTAATTGTTGCCAGAAAAAGCAGTGGCCGTAATCTCTTTCCACCAGCCATTACCGAATAAGACATAATTTGACTAATTTGCTTGTCATCAATATCTTCTTTTAAATGGGTAGCTAAATACTCATCGATGACACTTGTCCATTTGTTCTTAAATTCTGTAAAGTTCATTTTTATTATTCTTCCGGTGCTGCAGCATTATTAGGGTCAAGTTTATGCTCTGTGCCATCACTATCAATTAACTTAGCGACAGTTTCTTCCGCCTCAGTCAAGCGCTTATTTAAATCACGACTTAACTTAACGCCAGCTTGAAATTCATCAAGAGCGTCTTCCAAAGGAACATTACCATTTTCAAGGTTATTGACAATTTTTTGTAATTGCGTCAGTTCTTCTTCAAAATTATTTTTCTTGGTTGTCATTGTCATTTCTCCTAGTTGTTTTTACAATTGCTTTTGCTTGGCCATCTTTAAAATGAAGATTCACTTCATCTTTTACATTGACTTGTTCAATTGAACCCACAGTTTTGGCTGCAGTGTCAGTTACATACACATAACCACGCTCAAGTGTTTTAAGTGGGCTGTAATCATCAAGTTGTTGCCCGAGTTGAGCAAGCTGATGCCGTTTTTCGCGTAACAAGTTGCGCATATTAGCATTTAATTTTTGATAGTAAAAATTCTCTTGCTGTAATATCTGCTCAATTCTTTTAGCCGGATTCTGCGCAAATAATTTTTGGGTACTTAATTGATAGCTTTGCCTATTTCTCTCAAGCAGATGTGTCATATTACGTTGAAGTCGATCACGTAAAAGATCCAAAGTTTGTGCTTGTTCATCGTACAATCTAGCCGGTTCGCGCATAATAACAGAATGATTGATCCGATTCAAAGCATCGCGCCGAACACGAATAACATTTTGCATACTAGAAAGCATACTACTTTGCAACTGATGAATATTGGCTAATTCATCGGTTAAATTAGGTGTTGCATATTCTGCAGCTGCAGTTGGAGTGGCAGCACGTGCATCAGCTACAAGATCACAGAGAGTTGTATCAGTTTCGTGACCAACTGAAGAAATAACTGGCATTTTCATGTCGTAAACTTGCCTAACGACGGCTTCTTCGTTAAAAGGCCAGAGATCCTCTAAGGAACCACCACCCCGACCAATTATCATGACATCATATTTATCACCATAATTAGCGATTTGCTTCATTGCGCTTACTAAGGAATCTGCTGCTCGGTCACCCTGTACCTGTGCAGGAAACAGATCCACTTGTGCATGAGGAAAGCGGCGATTAGCAGTTACTAAGATATCATGAATAACTGCACCAGAGGCACTAGTAACAACAGCAATATGATCAGGAAACCGTGGGAGCGGTCGCTTATGCTCTTGAGCAAATAAACCTTCCTGGGCTAATTTCTTTTGCAATTGCTGCAACTGCTCATACAAAGCCCCTAGTCCAGCTGGTTCCATTGCTTCAGCATAGAACTGATATGTCCCTTGAGGGCCATAAACATTGACATACCCAGTGATATAAACTTTCATTCCCTCTTCAGGCTTAAACTTCACCTTATCAAAATAAGAACGAAACATAACAACATTGATTTTTGATTTTTCATCTTTTAAAGAAAAATATTGGTGTGAATTCCGTCTGTAACGAAAGTTAGAAAGTTCACCTTGAAGAAAAACCTTATGCAAATACGGATCATTTTTAAACTTTTGCGTAATGTAATAATTTAAATCCGTAACGGTAAGATATTTGCTATCTTCCATTTTTCCTCCTTGTCAATGCGACTACCTGTTCCATTAATGATTCAACGGTCAATGGTCCGATTCCACCTGGGACCGGTGTAATGTATTTTGCTTTTGGCAAAACCCCTGCAAAATCAACATCACCAATTGTTTTTCCATTTTGCCGGTTGATGCCAACATCGATTACGACGGCATCATCTTTTACCATATCTGCTGTAATCAGACCTGCTTGACCAGCGGCAGAAACTAAAATATCAGCTTTTCTGGTGTATTCATCAAGATGTTTCGTTTTCGTATGTAAAATTGATACTGTGGCATCACGCTCAAGCATTAATGCAGCAAGTGGCTTACCAACAATACTACTACGGCCAATAATTACAACATTTTGTCCACGCAGATCAATCTGATAGTAATCAAGTAAAGCCAAAATTCCGTGAGCAGTTGCCGGTTCAACAAAATGATCTCCCCGCCATAGACGGCCGACATTACTTGGTGTGAGACAATCAACATCTTTACTTGGACTGATGTGCTCTAATGCTTCATTAAGATTAATTTGATCTGGAACAGGTAACTGAATCATGATTCCGCAAACTTTTTCATCTTGATTTAAGCGATCAATTAAAGTTAATAAGTTATTCTGGGTTTCATTTTGTGCAAGTTGATACACTTGTTGCTCAATTCCAACTTCCGCAGCCCTTTTTTTCTTGGTTTTCAAGTAAAGCTGACTACTGGGATCATCACCAATATTAATTACACAAAAAAGAGGATTTAGCCCGCGTTTTTTTAAATCCTTTACTTTTTCTTTAAGTTTACCAGCACGTTTTTGCGCCAGCAACTTTCCATCCAGCAATTGTCCCACTACAAATTCCTTTTCTAAAAAAATAGCCGGCCTCTAGCCGACTATTAGTTATTTTTTGATAAAGTTTGCCAAAATACCGTTAATAAATGGCTTTGTTTTAGGATCGGCAAATTCATCACATAAGTTTAAAGCTTCATTTACTGCCGCTTTAGGCTCTATTTCATCACTGTACTTAATCTCGTATAAACTAACTTCCAAAATTGCAAGTGAAATTTGGTTAATTCGGTCAATTCGCCAATTTTTCTTTAAGTAAGCAGCAAGTTGGCCTTTTAATTCATCCCGCTTTTCAATTACGCCTTCAATAATAGTTTTTGAATAAGCAGAAAGTTCTTTCAGATCAAGCATCGCAACAGTTTTAGCTTCAACTTCGGCAGGAGTATATTTAGGCTCTTGATTAGCTAAATATACTGCTTGCATTGCAACTCTACGACTCTTGTGTTGATTCATTTTTACCCTTTTCATCAATGTCAGAGAACAGTTGAGAAGTTCCACTATCATCCTGTTCTTCTTCTGGAAATACCAAGCCGATAACATGAACGTTAATTTCTTTAAGGGTTAAATCAGTCATTTGAAGAACCTGACTCTTTAACGACTTTTGAAGCTCCTTGGCAATTTTAGGTACGTTACAACCAGCTTCAAAGCTAACATAAACATCAGCAATCAAATCGCCCTCATCATTGACTCTGATTTCGATCCCACGGCGACGATCTTCACGACCTAAAACCCAGTTAATCCCAGATCTAACGTTACCATGCATTTCGGCAACACCGTCAACTTTTTCGGCAGCAATGCCCATGATAACTTCGAGAACACTAGGATCAATTTCGATTTCTTCACCGTTATTTTTATCATTTAAGACAATTTTTGAACTATCTGCCATTTTGTTTTACCTCAAAAAAACTACTTATTTGTTTGCACGAGATACGTAACTACCATCGACTGTATTGATAACTAAAACGTCACCTTCATTAATAAAGAATGGGACATTTACAACAAGGCCAGTTTCCATTGTAGCAGGCTTACCACCACCAGAAGAGGTGTCGCCTTTAATGTTCGGCTCAGTCTTTGCAACCGTCAATTCAACGGTGTTTGGCAATTGGATTCCTAAAGTTTTGCCTTCATGCATAATGACACTGACATCCATATTTTCTTTTAAATATTTTGCTTCGTCAGTAATTTGATCATTCGGAATAGCCAACTGATCATAAGTTGTCGTATCCATGAAAACATAGCTTGAACCATCATTGTACAGGTATTGCATTCCCTTAGTTTCAATTTCTGCAGTTTCAACTTTTGCAGTTGACCGGAATGTATATTCCTGAACAGCACCGGTATTCAAACTCTTAAGCTTTGAACGAACGAAAGCACTACCCTTACCAGGTTTAACATGTTGAAATTCAACAATCCGCCATAAGTCGTTATTATACTTAATGGTTAGGCCATTCTTAAATTCGTTAACTGAAATCATTGTCATATTAAGTACCTCATCTCCATAATAATATCTTACCAATTCATGAATGATTTTACTATCAATAATATTTAACTTTATAAAGAAATTAATTCATCTTTGGGCAAAGTTGATAATGTTTCTGGTGTTTGGTCATGAACAAGGATGTCATCCTCAATGCGAACGCCACCTTTATTAGGCAAATAAATTCCTGGTTCTACGGTGTGAACCATATTATTAACTAATTTTTGCTTTCCAAATGGTAGCGCAGGCTGACACAGTTCGTGTATTTCTAAGCCAATGCCATGACCGATTCCGTGACCAAAATATTGGCCATATCCTTGCTCATTAATATAATCTCTTGCAGCTTGATCAACATCTTTGCCGTAATTACCAGCTACCGCAGCTGCTATACCACGTCGTTGAGCTTCATGAACAATTTCATAAATTCGATACATTTCATGGTCAACCTTACCCACTGCAACTGTTCTAGTGATGTCAGCCGCATAGCCATGGTAAAACGCACCAAAATCAATTACGACCATGTCACCATCTTCGATCATTTTATCACTGGCAACACCATGGGCCCAAGCAGAGCGGACACCAGACGCAATAATCGTATCAAAGCTGGGACCATCGCCACCATTGATTTTAAACAGATAATCGAGCTTAGCTCCAATATTGCGTTCAACTGCACCAGGTTTGATTAAAGGCAGAATACCGTTAAAACTGTCCATCGATACGTCAATTGCATGACGTAAAGCGTCAAGTTCAAGGTCATCTTTAACATTGCGAACTCGTTCTACCAGTTCTTCGCAAGTCGCAAACTCAATTTGCGGATTCAATTCTTGAAGATGCGCAAATTCAATTGCTGAAACAAATTCGCCTTCAATTAAGACCTTATTTAAATTTAGAGCTTTTAGCTGGTTGCTAATTTCTTCATCCTGATTAGCTTTTTTCATAATGACTTTTAATTCGCCAGGAGCTTCGAACTTAATCTGATCAGCAAAGCGGGAATCAGATAATAAGATTCGGTCGCCTTGGGCGGTTAAAATCAATTGTGCTTCTTCACCAGTAAAATTCGTCAAATAACGGTAATTAGCCTGATTGAAAATCAAGATTGCATCAGCATTTTGCTCTTTTACTAATTTTGTTACTTCATCAATACGTCTATTTAACAGAGTTAATAATTCGTCTTGCTCAGTCATTGCTAGTACTCCTTACCTAAATACTTGAACTAATTTTACCGCGAAAGCCTGATAGATAACTAGCTAATTAAATTAAATATTATCAATTTAAAAACAGAAAAAAGACGAGAAGCACATGCTTTTCGTCTTCTTATTAAGAACTAAATTACTTAGCTTCTTCTTCAACTGGGATAACAGAAACTTGCTTTCTGTATTTATCCTTACGTTCAAATTTAACTACACCATTTACTAATGCAAATAATGTATCGTCTCCACCTTGACCAACGTTCTTGCCTGGGTGAATCTTAGTACCACGTTGACGATAAATAATCGTTCCAGCATGGATAGTTTGACCATCAGCAGCTTTAGCGCCTAAACGACGACCAGCTGAGTCACGACCGTTAGCAGTAGAACCTCCACCCTTGTGGTGGGCAAATAATTTAAGATTTAAAATATTCATTATCTCTTTCACCTCTAGCTTAATTCAATCTTTTCAACTGTAACCTTAGTATAAGGTTGACGGTGACCATATTTTGAATGTGAGTGCTTCTTAGGCTTGTACTTGAAAGTTACAACTTTCTTTTCCTTACCTTGTTTCTCAACTTTAGCAACTACTTTGGCACCCTTAACAAGTGGAGCACCAACTTTAACGTCGCTACCATCAGAAGTTAAAATTACTTGATCAAAAGTAACTTCCTTACCTTCTTCAACGTCAAGCTTTTCTACAAAAACACTATCGCCTTCAGCAACTTTATATTGCTTACCACCGGTTTTAATAATTGCGTACATTTACTGCCCTCCAAAAAAAATACTTAGACTCGCCAATTGAGGTGCTTTCTTTTAGTAAAAGACTTCTTACCTCAAAATGTGCGGTTGCAGATGTGAAGGTCTCCACACATACAACTATTTCATATTACTACTCTAAGAGCAATTTAGCAATATAAATCAATCTTATTTCGCTAATTTAGATTAGATTTGCCACTTACCACCATGAACTTTAGCAATATTTTCAGTGACGATAAATGCTTCATTGTCGATTTCGCGTGCTTTAGCTACTAATTGCCCATATTCATTAGTATCAACGACTATTACTAATTGCTGTTTATCCTTGTCAGTATAACCTCCGACAACATTAAAAACCGTTAAGCCATCATAATCTTCCTGCAACATGTCACGAATTTCATCTAATTTACTATTACTCATAATGCGAACCTGATATTTTTTATCAAAACCGGTTTCAGTATAGCGCATTGTAATCGTAGTAATAACTTGTGAAAAAGCTGCCAGCAAGAATGCTTCTGTACCATCAACAAAAAGATTCAAAACAATAATGGTCATATCAATTGCCATCAATGACATGGCCGGATCAATATAGAAATATTTCTTAATAATCAATGGTGGAATTGTCGTTCCTCCTGAAGAGGCATTAATGCGGTATAACATTGAAACGCCAATTCCCATTAAAACACCACCGTATATAACAGCTAGCATATTATTCGAAGTCAACTTAAAACTTGGAGTAATTGCCATTAGTATTGGCAAAAGCATGCTACCCAGAGCTACTTTTTTTAAAGTTTCTTTACCAAGGAAAATGACTGCTAGAACCAGCATAAGCAAGTTTACAATAAAGACGGTTAAAGAGCGGTTAATTCCCCACACTGCATCTACTAAAATTGAAATACCGGTAGAACCTCCAGCCGCAACATTAATTGGCGCATAAAAGAAGTTGATTGCAATCGTAATTATTTCTAACCCAGCTAAAAAGAACAGCCAGTATTGCCACGTATGTTTATGTTTTATGTTTCCCATCTCATCTTCCTTTCATAAAATATAGTATTTAATTATACAAAAAAAGATCTATTTAGCCAAGAAATATGCTAAAAACGACGTTTTTTGGCACTTGATTTAAACAGATCTTTATTATTATAATTTTTAATTAAGTTTCCATAAAGTTTGCTAAATATGCTTTACTGTTCAAGCTTTTGGTATTCAATCGTTTGATTACCTTCGTAAGCAGGTAAGCCCTTTTCCGCACGGTATAGTGCTCGTTCAAAGGACTGGAATCCTTTGCTCGAACTAACAGCAAATTTAACATGATATTTACTGGCAAATTCCCTAATGTTCCAAGTACTATCATGGGCTGCAAATGCCGTTACTAGGATAACAATATCTAAATCTTTAATTTGATTTTCAATGACCTTCTTTTTTCCCTGAAAGGCATCAATTGCAAATGGAATTCCATGGTAACTTTTGACAATTCCTTCAAGAATAGCTTCATTCTGATTGTCTCCAATTGCTATTCCTACGCGTTCATAGTGTAAATCTAGGTCTAGTCGAGCTAATTCTTCCTCTGTCTTATCGGACTTAACCTTTCTCTTTTTGATCTTGCTGGTAGTTTGCGGTGGATCAACCTCATATATCCACCTAATTTTAATTGCCTCCGATGGATCTTTTTTAATCCGAACATCCCCATCATACCAAGCCAAATCGACTATTGAACCATCAAGCAATGGGACATTACCTTCAGAAAACTTGCTGGCGTCAACCGGCAAAAGAATACTTTTACCGCGAATGCGCAATTTTTGTCCTTTAATATTGCGACTAACTGAATAGTGCCCCGGTCTTCCTTGAACAACCCCATATTTAAAAGTTGATATCTGATCAACTTCCATACTGGGGAGTTGGTGGTAACCGACCACCCGCAAGATTTCTGCTTCATAATTCGAATTATTTTGCTCAGGTAATGCCTCAACAATATCCCCACTCTTTAAATTCAAAGCATGTATTTGGGACTCTTTGAGTGTAAATACCCGCCGATTGCTGTCATTAATCAGATCACAACCTGACAAAAGCCGAATCACGGTATAACGCTTGCCTTTACGATAATCACGTTTAGGTGCTGGCTTTTTCTCCAAGGCTTTTTCAAATACCTTTTTATTAATCGTCTCTTTAGTCGTTTTAGACGAACGTACTGCCTGTTCAAGCTTGTTAACGCTCTGACGAAACGATGGCGTATTTCCTTGAATAAACATCAGATGGTGAATTGCTGCTAGTGCCGTCTTTTTTGCTTTTGAATTGCCTGGAGAAAGTAATAATTCTGCAAGACTCGAAAATAGACTTTCTAGTTGCTGCTTCTCAGAATCGGCATTCTTTGCCTCACTTGGAGCAGCGTCTTTTTCATTTTCAGTCATCCCGATAATCAGCTTAATTGCCGCCAGACTATTTCGCAAACTCTGGTCATCACCACTTGTTTTAGCCAAGATTTGCTTTAAATTATTTCGATAGTCAAACATTTTTCTCA
This genomic window from Lactobacillus panisapium contains:
- a CDS encoding DUF2325 domain-containing protein — its product is MFDYRNNLKQILAKTSGDDQSLRNSLAAIKLIIGMTENEKDAAPSEAKNADSEKQQLESLFSSLAELLLSPGNSKAKKTALAAIHHLMFIQGNTPSFRQSVNKLEQAVRSSKTTKETINKKVFEKALEKKPAPKRDYRKGKRYTVIRLLSGCDLINDSNRRVFTLKESQIHALNLKSGDIVEALPEQNNSNYEAEILRVVGYHQLPSMEVDQISTFKYGVVQGRPGHYSVSRNIKGQKLRIRGKSILLPVDASKFSEGNVPLLDGSIVDLAWYDGDVRIKKDPSEAIKIRWIYEVDPPQTTSKIKKRKVKSDKTEEELARLDLDLHYERVGIAIGDNQNEAILEGIVKSYHGIPFAIDAFQGKKKVIENQIKDLDIVILVTAFAAHDSTWNIREFASKYHVKFAVSSSKGFQSFERALYRAEKGLPAYEGNQTIEYQKLEQ
- a CDS encoding YitT family protein, coding for MGNIKHKHTWQYWLFFLAGLEIITIAINFFYAPINVAAGGSTGISILVDAVWGINRSLTVFIVNLLMLVLAVIFLGKETLKKVALGSMLLPILMAITPSFKLTSNNMLAVIYGGVLMGIGVSMLYRINASSGGTTIPPLIIKKYFYIDPAMSLMAIDMTIIVLNLFVDGTEAFLLAAFSQVITTITMRYTETGFDKKYQVRIMSNSKLDEIRDMLQEDYDGLTVFNVVGGYTDKDKQQLVIVVDTNEYGQLVAKAREIDNEAFIVTENIAKVHGGKWQI